In Onychomys torridus chromosome 15, mOncTor1.1, whole genome shotgun sequence, the following proteins share a genomic window:
- the LOC118596358 gene encoding MLV-related proviral Env polyprotein-like, with protein sequence MRNSALTCLITWLALIPAVDTNPSPHLSVQQTWLIVNPNTGTIANSTSSSTFPKGAWFPDLYVDLCDIVGGDWDPSDQEPFPGYGCSSPGQRHSTRNQRFYVCPGHGRSQAQLKKCGGPGDGFCAAWGCESSGRIWWSPPVKDDLIKVEAWDRDMVGTGKCNGQPCRPCYDSSRWPNRSWTTQGGRCNGLKITFTDKGKKADWIQGKTWGLRLYRTGYDPATTFTIRLQIDTISPVPVGPNPVLPKQRPPARPTLSISPPKNPNVTIVSPTLVDAIPNATLLPQP encoded by the coding sequence ATGAGGAATTCTGCCCTTACCTGCCTTATCACGTGGCTCGCGCTGATACCTGCTGTTGACACCAATCCCAGCCCTCATCTCTCAGTTCAACAAACCTGGCTTATTGTGAACCCCAATACTGGAACCATTGCCAATTCTACCTCCTCTAGTACATTCCCAAAAGGGGCATGGTTCCCAGACTTGTATGTAGACCTTTGTGATATAGTGGGAGGAGACTGGGATCCCTCTGACCAGGAGCCCTTCCCGGGGTATGGCTGTTCCTCCCCAGGGCAACGTCATAGTACCAGGAATCAGAGATTTTATGTCTGCCCTGGACATGGTCGGTCCCAGGCCCAGTTAAAAAAATGTGGAGGCCCAGGGGATGGCTTCTGCGCTGCCTGGGGGTGTGAAAGCTCCGGTCGTATCTGGTGGTCTCCCCCTGTAAAAGATGACCTCATCAAGGTCGAGGCTTGGGATCGGGACATGGTGGGTACAGGCAAATGTAATGGACAGCCCTGCAGACCCTGTTATGATTCTTCTAGATGGCCTAACAGATCATGGACCACTCAAGGAGGCCGTTGCAATGGATTAAAAATCACATTCACTGATAAAGGCAAAAAGGCAGACTGGATACAGGGTAAAACTTGGGGGCTTCGCCTGTATCGGACAGGCTATGACCCCGCTACCACCTTCACCATCAGGCTTCAAATCGATACCATATCCCCGGTCCCTGTAGGACCAAACCCTGTATTGCCCAAACAGCGGCCCCCTGCCCGGCCCACTTTGAGCATTTCCCCGCCTAAAAACCCTAATGTTACCATTGTTAGCCCCACCTTGGTTGATGCCATTCCCAATGCCACCTTACTGCCCCAGCCATGA